In Magnetospirillum sp. XM-1, a single window of DNA contains:
- a CDS encoding di-heme oxidoredictase family protein — MRRLLLAAGLSLAAPATADEALSGGAFTVFESGRAAFSTMAPALPEALHRDFAHGRTVFNRPWLAAPSLDERFTGLGPLFNRLSCVACHPRNSGGFAPEGPDEPMRTMLVRLSVPGADPHGGPKPHPAYGDQLNEEGVPGVPGEGRAMIRWRERRETLPGGEVVRLRRPELRFVRLAYGPLGADALTSPRIAPPVHGLGLLAAIPETDILAIAAENGGRPNRVWDAGHGKTVLGRFGWKANQPSVHQQLAGAMLGDIGITSPLFSGQNCAPAQEACRRAAAPPQPELTAGQLLALETYHLGLGVPARRGIDDPSVRRGEAIFAAAGCAACHRPVLTTGPHPWLAELGGQTIHPYTDLLLHDMGEGLADGRPDFLASGREWRTPPLWGLGLRPVVAERVGLLHDGRARNALEAILWHGGQAKAAADAVRRLTPDDRRALLRFLDSL; from the coding sequence ATGAGGCGCCTTCTGCTGGCGGCCGGATTGTCCCTGGCCGCCCCCGCCACGGCCGACGAGGCCCTGTCGGGCGGGGCCTTCACCGTGTTCGAGAGCGGTCGGGCGGCCTTTTCGACCATGGCCCCCGCCTTGCCCGAGGCGCTTCACCGCGACTTCGCCCACGGCCGCACGGTGTTCAACCGCCCCTGGCTGGCCGCCCCGTCGCTCGACGAGCGCTTCACCGGGCTGGGGCCGCTGTTCAACCGGCTGTCCTGCGTCGCCTGCCATCCGCGCAATAGCGGCGGCTTCGCCCCCGAGGGGCCGGACGAGCCCATGCGCACCATGCTGGTCCGCCTGTCGGTACCGGGAGCCGACCCGCACGGCGGGCCCAAGCCCCATCCCGCCTATGGCGACCAGCTGAACGAGGAAGGCGTCCCCGGCGTGCCCGGCGAGGGGCGCGCCATGATCCGCTGGCGCGAACGGCGCGAGACGCTGCCGGGCGGCGAAGTGGTCCGCCTGCGCCGCCCGGAGCTGCGCTTCGTGAGACTGGCCTATGGCCCGCTGGGAGCCGACGCCCTCACCTCCCCGCGCATCGCCCCGCCTGTCCACGGGCTGGGGCTGCTGGCCGCAATCCCCGAGACCGACATCCTGGCCATCGCCGCCGAAAACGGCGGCCGCCCCAACCGGGTGTGGGACGCCGGGCACGGCAAGACCGTGCTGGGCCGTTTCGGCTGGAAGGCCAACCAGCCCAGCGTCCACCAGCAACTGGCCGGAGCCATGCTGGGCGACATCGGCATCACCTCGCCACTGTTTTCCGGACAGAACTGCGCCCCGGCCCAGGAGGCGTGCCGCCGGGCCGCCGCCCCGCCGCAGCCGGAGCTGACCGCCGGCCAGCTGCTGGCGCTGGAAACCTATCACCTGGGCCTGGGCGTGCCGGCGCGGCGCGGAATCGACGACCCCAGCGTGCGCCGGGGCGAGGCAATCTTCGCCGCCGCCGGCTGCGCCGCCTGCCACCGCCCTGTCCTGACCACCGGCCCCCATCCCTGGCTGGCGGAGCTGGGCGGACAGACGATCCATCCCTATACCGACCTGCTGCTCCACGACATGGGCGAGGGTCTGGCCGACGGCCGCCCCGACTTCCTGGCCAGCGGGCGGGAATGGCGCACGCCCCCGCTGTGGGGACTGGGGCTTCGCCCGGTGGTGGCCGAACGGGTCGGCCTGCTGCATGACGGCCGGGCGCGCAATGCGCTGGAAGCCATCCTCTGGCACGGCGGCCAGGCCAAAGCGGCCGCCGACGCGGTCCGCCGCCTGACTCCCGACGACCGGCGGGCGCTGCTGCGCTTTCTCGACAGCCTGTGA
- a CDS encoding winged helix-turn-helix domain-containing protein, whose protein sequence is MAGKPDLRVQVRIVPLLGPGKMQMLEAIDRHGSISAAARVLGIAYPNAWKLVDNLNRHFREPLVERVMGGRRGGGASLTATGHAVLGIYRSVETKARIMFAGDIDALEALLSPDSGWTAECGGQGDGSGPAGCRDGD, encoded by the coding sequence ATGGCCGGCAAACCCGATCTGCGCGTGCAGGTGCGCATCGTCCCCCTGCTCGGCCCCGGCAAGATGCAGATGCTCGAAGCCATCGACCGCCACGGCTCCATCTCGGCGGCGGCGCGGGTGCTGGGCATCGCCTATCCCAACGCCTGGAAGCTGGTGGACAACCTCAACCGCCATTTCCGCGAGCCGCTGGTGGAACGCGTCATGGGCGGCCGCCGGGGCGGCGGCGCCTCGCTGACCGCGACGGGCCACGCCGTGCTGGGCATCTACCGCTCGGTGGAGACCAAGGCCAGGATCATGTTCGCCGGCGACATCGACGCGCTGGAAGCGCTGCTGTCTCCCGATTCCGGCTGGACCGCCGAATGCGGCGGACAAGGCGACGGCAGCGGCCCGGCCGGCTGCCGGGACGGCGATTGA
- a CDS encoding nitrogen fixation protein NifQ, with the protein MAAICQSGIKWGDDWLVRYSARPNDPDIRALARVLTHRCACPDAPYRHALGLEPEEIEAVTTRFFPAAEDAGWPISGCWRRHSAETSRSGVACHDQRPDPGYGRFSRSLLEQEEQDLCRLFLNHASGGGIWPVIFARLIARACMEPEHLWMSLGLEGRDQLSGILERHFAPLAARNDRDMRWKKFFYKLLCDEEKVWTCTASSCEICPHHPECYGPEL; encoded by the coding sequence ATGGCGGCCATCTGCCAGAGCGGGATCAAGTGGGGCGACGACTGGCTGGTGCGGTACAGCGCCCGGCCCAACGATCCCGACATCCGCGCCCTGGCCCGCGTGCTGACCCACCGCTGCGCCTGCCCGGATGCGCCCTACCGCCACGCCCTGGGGCTCGAGCCCGAGGAGATCGAGGCCGTCACCACCCGGTTCTTCCCGGCGGCCGAGGACGCCGGCTGGCCCATCAGCGGCTGCTGGCGCCGCCACAGCGCCGAGACCAGCCGGAGCGGCGTCGCCTGCCACGACCAGCGCCCCGATCCGGGCTATGGCCGCTTCAGCCGCTCGCTGCTGGAGCAGGAGGAGCAGGACCTTTGCCGCCTGTTCCTCAACCACGCCTCGGGCGGCGGAATATGGCCGGTGATCTTCGCCCGGCTGATCGCCCGGGCCTGCATGGAACCCGAGCATCTGTGGATGAGCCTGGGGCTGGAGGGCCGCGACCAGTTGAGCGGCATCCTGGAGCGTCACTTCGCCCCCCTGGCGGCCCGGAACGACCGGGACATGCGCTGGAAGAAGTTCTTCTACAAGCTTCTGTGCGACGAGGAGAAGGTCTGGACCTGCACCGCCAGTTCCTGCGAGATCTGCCCCCACCACCCGGAATGCTACGGTCCCGAACTCTGA
- a CDS encoding nitrogen fixation protein NifQ, protein MTRTRGIYGRLMVARSDLHEPDRHVLASVISLSLAEGGSPLPEALGLDGAVLARLLDAAFPGAFAPGELAAADAGAGDDAIEEPDYRALLLAGRASGVEIEEWLARIVARRSLRPEHLWISLGLRHRQELSDMLHRHFPGVAGRNVRHMRWKKFFYREMCQAEGVYVCKSPVCDVCPDFAHCYGNED, encoded by the coding sequence ATGACCAGGACACGCGGTATTTACGGCCGGCTGATGGTGGCCCGAAGCGATCTTCATGAACCGGACCGCCATGTGCTGGCCTCGGTGATTTCGCTGTCCCTGGCGGAAGGCGGCTCCCCCTTGCCCGAGGCCTTGGGCCTGGACGGCGCCGTCCTGGCCCGCCTGCTGGACGCGGCCTTTCCCGGGGCCTTCGCGCCCGGCGAACTGGCGGCCGCTGATGCCGGCGCCGGCGACGACGCCATCGAGGAGCCCGACTATCGCGCCCTGCTGCTGGCCGGCCGGGCCTCGGGCGTCGAGATCGAGGAATGGCTGGCCCGTATCGTGGCCCGCCGTTCGCTGCGGCCCGAGCATCTGTGGATCAGCCTGGGCCTGCGCCACCGCCAGGAGCTGTCGGACATGCTGCACCGCCATTTCCCCGGCGTGGCGGGGCGCAATGTCCGGCACATGCGCTGGAAGAAGTTCTTTTACCGCGAGATGTGCCAGGCCGAGGGCGTCTATGTCTGCAAGTCGCCGGTCTGCGACGTCTGCCCCGATTTCGCCCATTGCTATGGGAACGAGGATTAG
- a CDS encoding NifB/NifX family molybdenum-iron cluster-binding protein, translating to MKVAIATQDLARVDAHLGWVRHLMLYEVDEEGYRYLGLETLADGDPSLRLRAMAGCRLVFAADVDADGEFQLARLQVIPIRKFAGEPVALALEALRDGMRGHAPLWLRQAEQKYRRESING from the coding sequence ATGAAGGTCGCCATCGCCACCCAGGACCTGGCCCGCGTCGACGCCCATCTCGGCTGGGTAAGGCACCTGATGCTCTACGAGGTCGACGAGGAGGGATACCGCTATCTCGGCCTGGAGACCCTGGCGGACGGCGATCCCTCGCTCCGCCTCCGGGCCATGGCAGGGTGCCGGCTGGTGTTCGCCGCCGACGTCGACGCCGATGGGGAGTTCCAACTGGCGCGGCTTCAGGTGATCCCCATCCGGAAATTTGCCGGAGAGCCTGTCGCACTGGCTTTGGAGGCACTACGTGATGGAATGCGTGGCCATGCGCCGCTCTGGCTGCGCCAGGCGGAGCAGAAATATCGCCGCGAAAGCATCAACGGCTGA
- the modA gene encoding molybdate ABC transporter substrate-binding protein, whose translation MLMKRLLGAAAGFALCLAVTAGARAEDVVVFAAASLTNALNEINESFTARTGNKVVPSYAASSALAKQVEQGGPGQVFASADLNWMDYLAGKKLISPDTRFNLLGNTLVLIAPAESKQGKVELTPKTDIVALAGEGRIATGNPDAVPVGLYFRQAMERAGQWGKVSARIAATDSVRAALAFVERGEVPLGVVYATDAAVSKKVKVVGVFPDTMHDPIVYPFALVAGKESTAARAYLDTLRTNEAKGVFAKYGFKVN comes from the coding sequence ATGCTGATGAAGCGCCTGCTGGGAGCCGCCGCCGGCTTCGCCCTCTGCCTGGCCGTGACGGCGGGGGCCCGCGCCGAGGATGTGGTGGTGTTCGCCGCCGCCTCGCTGACCAACGCCCTGAACGAGATCAACGAGAGCTTCACCGCCAGGACCGGCAACAAGGTGGTGCCGTCCTACGCCGCCTCCTCGGCGCTGGCCAAGCAGGTGGAGCAGGGTGGCCCCGGTCAGGTCTTCGCCTCCGCCGACTTGAACTGGATGGACTATCTGGCGGGCAAGAAGCTGATCAGCCCCGACACCCGCTTCAACCTGCTGGGCAACACCCTGGTGCTGATCGCGCCGGCCGAGTCCAAGCAGGGCAAGGTCGAACTGACGCCCAAGACCGACATCGTCGCCCTGGCCGGCGAGGGGCGCATCGCCACCGGCAACCCGGACGCCGTGCCGGTCGGCCTCTATTTCCGCCAGGCCATGGAGCGGGCCGGGCAGTGGGGCAAGGTCAGCGCCAGGATCGCCGCCACGGATTCGGTGCGCGCCGCGCTGGCCTTCGTCGAGCGGGGCGAGGTGCCGCTGGGGGTGGTCTACGCCACCGATGCGGCGGTCAGCAAGAAGGTCAAGGTGGTCGGCGTGTTCCCCGACACCATGCACGATCCCATCGTCTATCCCTTCGCCCTGGTGGCCGGCAAGGAGAGCACCGCCGCCCGGGCCTATCTCGACACCTTGCGCACCAACGAGGCCAAGGGCGTGTTCGCCAAATACGGTTTCAAGGTCAACTGA
- a CDS encoding molybdopterin-binding protein translates to MKLSARNALKGKVVDISKGQVVAKVKVDVGGQFITSLISIEAIEDLALKVGDDVSAIIKASEVIIGK, encoded by the coding sequence ATGAAACTCAGCGCTCGCAACGCCCTGAAGGGCAAGGTCGTGGACATTTCCAAGGGCCAGGTGGTGGCCAAGGTCAAGGTGGACGTGGGCGGGCAGTTCATCACCTCCCTGATCTCCATCGAGGCCATCGAGGATCTGGCCCTCAAGGTCGGCGACGACGTTTCCGCCATCATCAAGGCGTCGGAAGTAATCATCGGCAAGTAG
- a CDS encoding TOBE domain-containing protein, with protein MSEDQIEAILALKGSNRSPVGRDRIALLEAVAAHGSITKAAQAVGLSYKAAWDALAAVNNLLPRPAVSAQAGGKHGGGAMVTEDGQALITAFRMLEERFARAAALFAASASPLDPLTLIRSLGMKTSARNAFRCTVEDIRPGAVNSEVILRLTDQLTLAAVVTAESMEDLGIAKGQAVTALVKASFVMLAAGSECPPVSARNRIPGIVARRDDGPVSAEVILDIGGGKTVAAVVTRDGADELELIPGEAAWALFKASHVILAVE; from the coding sequence GTGAGCGAAGACCAGATCGAAGCCATCCTGGCCCTTAAGGGAAGCAATCGCTCGCCGGTGGGGCGGGACCGCATCGCCCTGCTGGAGGCGGTGGCCGCCCACGGCAGCATCACCAAGGCGGCCCAGGCGGTGGGCCTCAGCTACAAGGCGGCCTGGGACGCCCTGGCCGCGGTCAACAACCTGCTGCCCCGCCCGGCGGTTTCCGCCCAGGCCGGGGGCAAGCACGGCGGCGGCGCCATGGTCACCGAGGACGGCCAGGCCCTGATCACCGCCTTCAGGATGCTGGAGGAACGCTTCGCCCGCGCCGCCGCCCTGTTCGCCGCCAGCGCCTCCCCCCTTGATCCCCTGACCCTGATCCGGAGCCTCGGCATGAAGACCAGCGCCCGCAACGCCTTCCGCTGCACCGTCGAGGACATCCGCCCCGGCGCGGTGAATTCCGAGGTCATCTTGCGCCTCACCGATCAGCTTACCCTGGCCGCCGTGGTCACCGCCGAAAGCATGGAGGACCTGGGCATCGCCAAGGGCCAGGCGGTGACGGCGCTGGTCAAGGCCTCGTTCGTCATGCTGGCCGCCGGCAGCGAATGCCCGCCGGTCTCCGCCCGCAACCGCATTCCCGGCATCGTCGCCCGGCGCGACGACGGCCCGGTCAGCGCCGAGGTGATCCTCGACATCGGCGGCGGAAAGACCGTCGCGGCGGTGGTCACCCGCGACGGCGCCGACGAGCTGGAACTGATCCCCGGCGAAGCGGCCTGGGCCCTGTTCAAGGCCTCCCACGTCATCCTGGCGGTGGAATAG
- a CDS encoding DUF1489 family protein, giving the protein MIHLVKLAVGCDGIDALKAFQAARLAAFGHIFHLTRSVPKRADELTGDGSIYWVIKGFIAARQRVLEVQKDWDEEGRPRCRLILDAKVVNVESRAMKPFQGWRYLPPESAPRDRRPGEQEPPPEMAAELRALGLI; this is encoded by the coding sequence ATGATTCACCTGGTCAAGCTGGCAGTGGGCTGCGACGGCATCGACGCCCTGAAGGCGTTCCAGGCGGCGCGGCTGGCTGCCTTCGGCCACATCTTCCACCTGACCCGCTCCGTTCCCAAGCGCGCCGACGAACTGACCGGGGACGGCTCGATCTATTGGGTCATCAAGGGCTTCATCGCGGCGCGCCAGCGGGTGCTGGAGGTGCAGAAAGACTGGGACGAGGAAGGACGGCCGCGCTGCCGCCTGATCCTGGACGCAAAGGTGGTCAACGTGGAATCGCGCGCCATGAAGCCGTTCCAGGGCTGGCGCTACCTGCCCCCCGAATCCGCCCCGCGGGACCGCCGCCCCGGCGAGCAGGAACCGCCCCCCGAAATGGCCGCCGAATTGCGGGCGCTGGGGCTGATCTGA